A genomic region of Gemmata massiliana contains the following coding sequences:
- a CDS encoding ligase-associated DNA damage response exonuclease → MSEALITLTDDGLYCPVGGFHVDPWNPVPRAVVTHAHADHARWGCGQYLVAAPGQHLFRTRLGETADITPVPHGEPVDHNGVRVSFHPAGHVLGSAQIRLEHRGEVWVVTGDYKLDPDPTCLPFEHVRCNTFVTESTFALPVYRWEAAGVLFGGVNDWWRANKAAGKCSIVYAYALGKAQRVMAGVDATIGPIFTHGAVEKVTRAYRESGVALPPTRPVSEVVTEEKAKGKSKAKPWAGALVLAPPSADGSPWVKKFEPKSEAFASGWMCVRGARRRRAVDRGFVLSDHADWPGLLTAVTESGAGRVLATHGFASVLARHLREQGLDADVIATRYGDDAGEGEEGEA, encoded by the coding sequence GTGTCCGAAGCCCTAATTACGCTGACCGACGACGGGCTGTACTGCCCGGTCGGCGGGTTCCACGTCGACCCGTGGAACCCGGTTCCGCGCGCGGTGGTCACCCACGCGCACGCCGACCACGCCCGCTGGGGGTGCGGCCAGTACCTCGTCGCGGCGCCGGGGCAGCACCTGTTCCGCACCCGACTGGGCGAGACGGCCGACATCACCCCCGTGCCGCACGGCGAGCCGGTCGACCACAACGGCGTGCGCGTCTCGTTCCACCCGGCCGGGCACGTTCTGGGGTCGGCGCAAATCCGGCTCGAGCACCGCGGCGAGGTGTGGGTGGTTACCGGGGACTACAAGCTCGACCCGGACCCGACGTGCCTGCCGTTCGAACACGTCCGCTGCAACACGTTCGTTACTGAATCGACGTTCGCGCTGCCCGTGTACCGCTGGGAAGCCGCGGGCGTGCTGTTCGGCGGGGTGAACGATTGGTGGCGCGCGAACAAGGCCGCGGGCAAGTGCAGCATCGTGTACGCCTACGCGCTCGGGAAGGCGCAGCGCGTCATGGCCGGCGTGGACGCGACCATCGGTCCGATCTTCACGCACGGCGCGGTCGAGAAGGTGACCCGTGCTTACCGCGAAAGCGGCGTCGCTCTGCCGCCGACGAGGCCCGTCAGTGAGGTGGTGACCGAAGAGAAAGCGAAGGGGAAGTCGAAGGCGAAGCCGTGGGCCGGGGCGCTGGTGCTCGCGCCGCCGTCGGCCGACGGGTCGCCGTGGGTGAAGAAGTTCGAGCCGAAGTCGGAGGCGTTCGCGAGCGGGTGGATGTGCGTCCGCGGCGCGCGGCGGCGGCGGGCCGTGGACCGCGGGTTCGTGCTGTCCGACCACGCCGACTGGCCCGGCCTCCTAACCGCCGTGACCGAGAGCGGCGCGGGCCGCGTGCTGGCGACGCACGGGTTCGCGTCGGTGCTGGCGCGCCACCTGCGCGAGCAGGGGCTGGACGCCGACGTGATCGCCACCCGGTACGGCGACGACGCGGGCGAGGGCGAGGAGGGCGAAGCATGA
- a CDS encoding ATP-dependent DNA ligase, protein MKAFADLYAALDATTKTTGKVEVLAGYFAAAAPDDAAWAVYFLSGRKPRQAVPSKRLRLWARELAGVPEWLFDEAYHHVGDVAETVALLLPPAGHASDVPLSRWVEGHLLPLRDLEEEAQRAAVLAAWAELDAGQRFVWNKLITGEFRVGVSQLLVVRALAQVSKLPADVISHRLMGAWEPTPAFYAGLVAADSGDAELSRPYPFFLAHPLEGDPASLGPVAEWQAEWKWDGIRAQVVRRGGQAFVWSRGEELVTDRYPELKAMAAALPDGTVLDGELLPWRGGQVQPFADLQKRIGRKTVGKKLLDEVPVVLVAYDLVEVDGTDFRERPLGERRARLEALVAATNHPALVLSPRIEPESWDALARERLGSRERRVEGVMLKRRDSPYRVGRVRGDWWKWKVEPFAVDAVLINAQGGHGKRSGLFTDYTFAVWDGGALVPIAKAYSGLTDAEIKKVDAFVRANTLEKFGPVRAVKPELVFELGFEGIQASSRHKSGVAVRFPRMLRWRTDKKPEEADTLDRVKALLNAPAEGGA, encoded by the coding sequence ATGAAAGCGTTCGCCGACCTGTACGCCGCGCTCGACGCGACCACCAAGACGACCGGAAAGGTCGAGGTGCTGGCAGGCTACTTCGCGGCCGCCGCGCCGGATGACGCCGCGTGGGCGGTGTACTTCCTGAGCGGGCGCAAGCCGCGCCAGGCGGTGCCGTCGAAGCGTCTGCGGCTGTGGGCGCGCGAACTGGCCGGGGTCCCGGAATGGCTGTTCGACGAGGCGTACCACCACGTCGGCGACGTGGCCGAAACGGTCGCGCTCCTGCTCCCGCCGGCCGGGCACGCGTCCGACGTGCCGCTTTCGCGCTGGGTTGAGGGTCATTTACTCCCGCTCCGCGACCTCGAAGAAGAGGCGCAGAGGGCGGCGGTGCTGGCGGCGTGGGCGGAACTCGACGCGGGGCAGCGGTTCGTGTGGAACAAGCTCATTACCGGTGAGTTCCGGGTCGGCGTGTCGCAACTCCTCGTCGTCCGCGCGCTGGCGCAGGTGTCGAAGCTCCCGGCCGACGTGATCTCGCACCGGCTGATGGGGGCGTGGGAGCCGACGCCCGCGTTTTACGCCGGTCTCGTGGCGGCCGACAGCGGCGACGCCGAACTGAGCCGCCCGTACCCGTTCTTCCTCGCCCACCCCCTGGAAGGCGACCCGGCCTCCCTCGGCCCCGTGGCCGAGTGGCAGGCCGAGTGGAAGTGGGACGGCATCCGAGCGCAGGTGGTCCGGCGCGGCGGGCAGGCGTTCGTCTGGTCGCGCGGCGAGGAACTCGTCACCGACCGGTACCCGGAGCTGAAGGCGATGGCCGCGGCCCTGCCCGACGGCACGGTGCTCGACGGCGAATTGCTTCCCTGGAGAGGGGGGCAGGTGCAACCGTTCGCCGACCTGCAAAAGCGCATCGGCCGCAAGACCGTCGGCAAGAAACTGCTCGACGAGGTCCCCGTTGTGCTCGTCGCCTACGATCTGGTCGAAGTCGACGGCACCGACTTCCGCGAGCGCCCGCTGGGCGAGCGCCGCGCCCGGCTCGAAGCGCTCGTCGCGGCGACGAACCACCCGGCGCTCGTCCTCTCGCCGCGGATCGAACCGGAGTCGTGGGACGCGCTCGCGCGGGAGCGCCTGGGCAGCCGCGAGCGCCGCGTCGAGGGAGTGATGCTGAAGCGGCGCGACTCCCCGTACCGGGTCGGGCGGGTGCGCGGCGACTGGTGGAAGTGGAAGGTCGAGCCGTTCGCGGTGGACGCGGTGCTCATCAACGCCCAGGGCGGGCACGGCAAGCGCTCGGGTCTGTTCACCGACTACACGTTCGCCGTGTGGGACGGTGGCGCGCTCGTACCGATCGCGAAGGCGTACAGCGGGCTGACCGACGCCGAGATCAAGAAGGTCGATGCGTTCGTGCGTGCGAACACGCTGGAGAAGTTCGGCCCGGTGCGCGCCGTGAAGCCGGAACTGGTGTTCGAGCTGGGGTTCGAGGGCATTCAGGCGTCCTCGCGCCACAAGTCGGGGGTCGCGGTGCGGTTCCCGCGGATGCTCCGCTGGCGCACCGACAAGAAGCCGGAAGAGGCCGACACGCTCGACCGCGTCAAGGCGCTACTGAACGCCCCGGCGGAGGGCGGGGCATGA
- a CDS encoding DUF3072 domain-containing protein, translating into MSTKRTETTAAKDPADWVTGDEPMTGPQESYLNTLAQEAGTDAPTDLTKAEASQKIEELQEATGRGEPAPKARKRVARKKTS; encoded by the coding sequence ATGTCCACCAAGAGAACTGAAACCACGGCCGCTAAAGATCCCGCTGATTGGGTCACGGGCGACGAACCGATGACCGGGCCACAAGAGTCCTATTTGAACACGCTCGCACAAGAAGCGGGCACCGACGCGCCGACCGACCTGACGAAAGCCGAGGCGTCCCAGAAGATCGAAGAGCTCCAGGAAGCGACGGGTCGTGGCGAGCCAGCGCCGAAAGCTCGCAAGAGGGTGGCCAGGAAGAAGACTTCCTAA